A single window of Chloracidobacterium sp. DNA harbors:
- a CDS encoding sigma-54-dependent Fis family transcriptional regulator, which produces MAKILVVDDEKNLRLVVQKEMTRQGHDTDEAPDGEAAWEMIEADDYDVVLCDINMPRLDGISLLRRTRERIQDPPEVIMLTGQATVESAIEAMKLGAYDYLTKPYRIAELSALVTQAAEKQKLKIDNQRLRAQLARTTATLPDIVAESPQMKEVLRLVNRVAPSETSVLITGDSGVGKELVAQAIHRLSRRSDKPFIDLNCAALQDTLLESELFGYEAGAFSGARTRKLGLFEIADGGTLFLDEIMEMPMQLQSKLLRALETRSFFRVGGVKKVEVDVRLLAATNRDKETAVADGVFRADLMYRINSFEINIPPLRERREDIEPLARHLLHKLAGSHEPEMSPATIEALCAFDWTGNVRQLRNCLERAILLCDNGMITPRELPPEIAFRQETSSVSVSYNTLPTNGNGTFHNASPSNLRDVERQQIIGALEKTGWHRGKTAELLGISPSTLYRRLREYDLDIR; this is translated from the coding sequence ATGGCGAAAATTCTAGTAGTAGACGACGAAAAAAATCTAAGACTCGTTGTCCAAAAGGAGATGACCCGCCAGGGTCACGATACTGACGAAGCACCCGATGGCGAGGCCGCCTGGGAGATGATCGAAGCTGATGATTACGACGTCGTTCTCTGTGATATTAATATGCCGAGACTCGACGGCATCAGCCTCTTACGCCGCACCCGCGAACGCATACAGGATCCGCCTGAGGTCATAATGCTGACAGGGCAGGCGACCGTCGAATCCGCGATCGAGGCTATGAAGCTCGGCGCCTACGACTATCTGACCAAGCCATATCGGATCGCTGAATTGTCGGCCCTAGTTACCCAAGCTGCGGAAAAGCAAAAACTAAAGATCGATAATCAACGCCTCCGAGCACAGCTTGCGAGGACGACGGCCACTCTGCCTGACATTGTCGCGGAATCCCCGCAAATGAAAGAGGTTTTGCGGCTGGTGAACCGTGTGGCACCGTCTGAAACTTCGGTTCTGATCACCGGTGATTCCGGTGTCGGCAAGGAGTTGGTCGCACAGGCGATACACCGCTTGAGCCGTCGAAGTGATAAGCCATTCATCGACCTCAACTGCGCGGCACTCCAGGACACGCTGCTCGAAAGCGAACTATTTGGCTATGAAGCCGGAGCCTTTTCCGGGGCCAGGACGCGAAAACTCGGGCTGTTTGAGATAGCGGACGGCGGCACTTTGTTTTTGGACGAGATAATGGAGATGCCGATGCAGCTTCAGTCTAAACTGCTAAGGGCGTTAGAGACACGTTCATTTTTCCGCGTCGGCGGCGTCAAAAAGGTCGAGGTTGACGTCCGTTTGCTCGCGGCTACCAACCGCGACAAGGAAACAGCTGTGGCTGACGGTGTTTTTCGGGCAGACCTAATGTACCGGATCAACAGCTTTGAGATCAACATTCCGCCGTTGCGTGAGCGTCGCGAGGATATCGAACCGCTGGCCCGTCATCTGCTGCATAAACTCGCCGGTTCGCACGAACCCGAAATGTCGCCGGCAACGATCGAAGCGCTTTGCGCATTTGACTGGACGGGTAACGTCCGCCAACTCCGTAACTGTCTCGAGCGTGCGATATTGCTCTGTGACAACGGAATGATCACACCGCGGGAACTACCGCCCGAGATCGCATTTCGTCAGGAAACGTCGAGCGTCTCAGTCAGCTACAACACACTGCCAACTAACGGTAACGGCACGTTTCACAATGCTTCGCCATCCAATCTCCGCGATGTCGAACGCCAGCAGATCATCGGCGCACTCGAAAAAACGGGATGGCACCGCGGCAAGACCGCTGAGTTATTAGGCATCTCGCCGTCGACGCTTTACAGGCGTCTGCGTGAGTATGATCTGGATATTCGGTAA
- a CDS encoding PAS domain-containing protein, protein MLTPAPQNTEIISGTIAQKPNETQGDLKFISDLGRSLLITVHPKKVASRVVEALRQHLDADFCLFAAELKNIGLVTCAVTREGELASDFLARSKFDRWLQFLPPQIGYVERDAHEYMFDGRKHSIEYISPLQIDGETKGAIVTGFCDERHFTENGSRVIEAATQLAAMSVNLSAHYELALNNSITQAREEHRKFTESVLDALPVSLYVVDRDYKIVTWNRHREVGIQGIPRDSAIGRDVFNVLAKYPQGRLRQEFERAFRTGQIERIEQQTVADDGSTLHWMVSKIPMRSSETGEVTHVITVGEDVTVRVEAIHAIGRAEKLAAVGRLAAGVVHEINNPLATIAACAEALEQRVSEGEFKESDSEADLTEYLGLIKSEAFRCKSITTGLLDFSRVRPGDRVLTDIGEVVVSAANLISHQKRGNQISIKVEVADDLPFISADGGQIQQAIIALATNAIDAMPAGGSLTLTASRQVSRILIEVTDTGTGIPTEDMAKIFEPFFTTKEVGKGTGLGLSVCYGIISEHGGRLSVRSNLGKGTTFSIFLPVIQRPGSQTL, encoded by the coding sequence ATGTTGACACCTGCGCCGCAAAACACGGAAATAATTTCCGGCACTATCGCACAAAAGCCGAATGAGACTCAGGGTGACCTAAAATTCATATCGGACTTGGGGCGAAGCCTGCTTATTACCGTGCACCCAAAGAAAGTAGCGAGTCGGGTCGTTGAGGCTCTTCGCCAACACTTGGATGCGGATTTTTGCCTGTTTGCTGCCGAACTGAAGAATATTGGCCTAGTTACGTGCGCGGTGACCCGCGAGGGCGAATTGGCGAGTGATTTTCTGGCCCGATCGAAATTTGACCGCTGGCTCCAGTTCCTGCCGCCTCAGATAGGATATGTCGAACGCGATGCGCACGAATATATGTTTGACGGTCGTAAACATTCGATCGAGTACATTTCACCGCTGCAGATAGACGGTGAGACGAAGGGCGCGATCGTAACGGGCTTCTGCGACGAACGGCATTTTACCGAGAATGGTTCACGCGTGATAGAGGCGGCGACTCAACTCGCGGCTATGAGTGTCAATCTATCCGCCCACTACGAGCTGGCTCTCAACAATTCGATCACTCAAGCTCGCGAAGAGCATCGAAAGTTTACTGAATCCGTACTTGATGCATTGCCCGTCTCGCTTTATGTGGTCGATCGCGATTACAAGATCGTCACGTGGAATCGACATCGCGAAGTTGGCATACAGGGTATTCCGCGTGACTCGGCGATCGGCCGGGACGTTTTTAATGTCTTGGCAAAATATCCTCAGGGCCGGCTTAGGCAGGAGTTTGAACGAGCATTCCGAACCGGACAGATCGAGCGGATCGAACAGCAGACCGTCGCCGATGACGGTTCGACGCTGCATTGGATGGTCAGCAAGATCCCGATGCGGAGCAGCGAGACCGGTGAGGTTACACACGTCATAACCGTCGGCGAAGACGTGACGGTAAGGGTCGAAGCGATACACGCGATCGGTCGCGCCGAAAAATTAGCTGCAGTGGGACGCCTCGCCGCCGGCGTCGTCCACGAGATCAACAACCCTTTGGCTACGATCGCCGCCTGTGCCGAGGCACTCGAGCAGCGAGTGAGCGAGGGCGAATTTAAGGAATCAGATTCTGAAGCTGACCTGACGGAATACCTTGGGTTGATCAAAAGCGAGGCTTTTAGGTGCAAATCGATCACGACCGGCCTGCTTGACTTTAGCCGCGTACGGCCCGGTGATCGCGTTTTGACCGACATCGGCGAGGTCGTAGTCTCAGCCGCAAATCTGATCTCGCACCAAAAACGTGGCAACCAGATAAGCATCAAAGTCGAAGTCGCCGATGATCTGCCCTTCATCAGCGCAGACGGCGGGCAGATACAGCAGGCGATAATCGCATTGGCGACCAACGCGATCGACGCGATGCCGGCGGGCGGCTCATTGACTCTGACCGCTAGTCGGCAGGTAAGTCGCATTTTGATCGAGGTCACCGATACCGGCACCGGTATTCCGACCGAAGATATGGCGAAGATATTCGAACCGTTCTTTACCACCAAAGAGGTTGGCAAAGGCACGGGGCTCGGGCTCTCGGTGTGTTACGGAATAATCTCCGAACACGGCGGACGGCTCAGCGTTCGCTCAAATTTAGGCAAAGGCACTACGTTCAGCATATTCCTACCTGTGATCCAACGTCCCGGATCACAAACCCTATAA